The following proteins are co-located in the Engraulis encrasicolus isolate BLACKSEA-1 chromosome 2, IST_EnEncr_1.0, whole genome shotgun sequence genome:
- the LOC134467291 gene encoding sterile alpha motif domain-containing protein 9-like, with protein MEFENVPIEKWTEAMVSAWLKSIGIKEDYVTKLNEEEVNGKILLEVTEDFLKKETGMKSGPALLIIKKRKEFVELLKKAQKVQRPKNQGASKREHFDAKNVPETKENPPEAKETSSSSEIQSVLASKKDCRPRPFCKNGIDFTYVKHSVLQPESGVIDLISPCHEYKSFATAATLDRTRLQAKFAKEVLKFGVGCMNVRSNGTIHFGVMDSRDDSGYVHGEIIGVPVAEKDMYVDALDHIKKAFPIGEHAEHVELCIRPPEFIEVTDLKNSCEKMYVVEVDIVPAIDVVKNRVYSVRLPNFRQDTNKVDFEKEVIYRRTGSKTEPVSDPNEFYQRVRDRDALRERAEQTCFDSNPEVSQDLGRKLTMLITSGKKFIEKEKWYILVTNKFGEQDLGSIDFLLNMKIFSVFDFDPDSKVSGLCSEFLKHHAANLHFMQDYRIPTGKSVTDFSSHLHLFEQTSWIFCNGRSDFKGNEAQCDDMTWIKTRMTLLRECVSVICKQILPKGTFIVVFLLTSPVEKPLLHTFYEFFTDMEGHEDIICISESEENFLKWQSFAEGSCGAITVNHSSIVGMKMSHINATLKRIQPMTSRPSKLLPVYRKGECNLDTREEERMYSLEILSVNHCDETSLDFVEDQKEAIEMQFYHGGKVNWLNFWLADKKFVGDIIQRDAYHDISSLIQDNLKTNVEQLPICCLNINHHPGSGGSTVARQVLWNNRKSLRCAVVKPSYSASLVAEHAFQIREYEEKDMQNCLPVLLLLEDCDREYVDDLKNELEAAFNTKKIRRGTLCFILLTCRRSHNPEKMCKESPLENVAVTHKLSDEEKRLFATKRNILEQSYQPEFILTFVLMTEEFNHQKIVEYVQQFVTHLLQGIDHDSVVTRLIRYVALLNTYVQNSFISQSHCEALLAIPIHLDRFRQHAFERSLSEQAKLVFIHLRDDRTHIQSVRIIHPLVAKEILHQLLGEQPQSELALNLLQEDGLFEHRFGKDDYIKFLRALFMRRSRVSKGDESDSFFSPLIEHVQENESPEKAILLLKEAYIRFNKDAFFAQQLARLSYVHDLFEDARQWAEIAASKMPNNSDILDTRGQVYRRWFAAKSKALDKVKKTPENTVDAIETALKALECFQLCEKAAIADAETMNNSGFFAVVEVGCSLLKLIFSLPIFSCKSSGYTTCIQYLVTDFIPEPVKKPWENIHSKLKSLQTLMRDALEWISDDLSYFQTDVSTDEEGTSESYEMKISHPKTWLVTKSNVYGKYFSDASAETLKKQSQSNPDSLTPFMKRMLIYRLGGGNIITIFSLLSDHKDKDSVKILEDIISLYPRNPQKARLDQMDLSNYIATHIALSCLSPQSSMLSSLTDLRRLTQQLPSEKRDCLSCALYLLTLLFWPEDHDTEETKNTKYEIVLAAVEFLKRSYWKKMKDVPQRRRRIFTHFFLGNGNGFEKFVHKTKVEKITKLLSVSEKKLKWFRGEVWKMPEIAKLFKRVSGWTEDGTVYIEGPRQKFIVHALNTGSVPYGNENVTFYLGFTFRGPVAYNITAKS; from the exons ATGG AGTTTGAAAACGTTCCCATTGAAAAATGGACAGAGGCCATGGTCAGTGCCTGGCTAAAGTCCATTGGCATAAAAGAAGACTATGTGACCAAGCTGAACGAAGAAGAGGTGAATGGCAAGATTCTTCTGGAAGTAACGGAGGACTTTCTGAAAAAAGAAACTGGAATGAAATCTGGGCCAGCTCTTTTGATCATCAAAAAGAGAAAGGAATTTGTTGAATTGCTTAAGAAGGCCCAAAAGGTCCAAAGGCCTAAAAATCAAGGAGCTTCTAAAAGGGAACACTTCGATGCCAAAAATGTCCCAGAGACAAAGGAAAATCCTCCAGAAGCCAAGGAAACCTCTTCAAGCTCAGAGATTCAATCTGTGTTAGCATCAAAAAAGGACTGTAGACCTAGACCATTTTGCAAAAATGGTATTGATTTTACATATGTCAAGCACAGTGTCCTGCAGCCAGAATCAGGTGTTATTGATCTCATATCTCCTTGCCATGAGTACAAGTCATTTGCTACCGCAGCCACTTTAGACCGCACAAGGCTACAGGCCAAATTTGCCAAAGAGGTCTTGAAATTTGGTGTTGGTTGCATGAATGTAAGATCAAATGGCACCATACATTTTGGTGTAATGGATAGTAGGGATGACTCTGGCTATGTGCATGGTGAGATTATTGGTGTGCCAGTGGCTGAAAAAGACATGTATGTTGATGCCCTTGATCACATTAAGAAAGCCTTTCCCATTGGTGAGCATGCCGAGCATGTGGAACTGTGTATACGGCCACCTGAATTCATTGAGGTTACTGACTTAAAGAACAGCTGTGAAAAGATGTATGTTGTGGAAGTTGACATTGTTCCTGCTATCGATGTTGTAAAGAACAGAGTATATTCTGTTCGTCTACCAAACTTCAGACAGGATACAAACAAGGTTGACTTTGAAAAAGAAGTCATCTACCGCAGGACAGGCTCGAAAACAGAACCAGTTAGTGATCCAAATGAATTCTACCAACGGGTCCGTGACAGGGATGCTCTTCGAGAAAGGGCTGAGCAGACATGTTTTGACAGTAACCCAGAAGTCAGCCAAGACCTCGGTAGAAAACTGACAATGCTCATTACCAGTGGCAAGAAATTCATTGAGAAGGAAAAATGGTATATTCTTGTCACAAACAAATTCGGAGAGCAAGACCTAGGCAGCATAGACTTTCTGTTGAATATGAAGATCTTCAGTGTGTTTGATTTTGATCCTGACTCCAAAGTATCAGGATTGTGCAGTGAATTCTTAAAACACCATGCTGCAAACTTGCACTTCATGCAAGACTACAGAATTCCCACTGGGAAGAGTGTCACTGATTTTTCAAGCCATCTTCATTTATTTGAACAGACAAGTTGGATATTTTGCAATGGACGCAGTGACTTCAAAGGAAATGAGGCTCAGTGTGATGATATGACATGGATCAAAACCAGAATGACTCTGCTTCGAGAATGTGTGTCAGTGATCTGTAAACAGATCTTGCCAAAAGGCACCTTCATTGTGGTGTTTTTACTCACATCTCCTGTTGAGAAACCTCTACTGCACACTTTCTATGAGTTTTTTACTGACATGGAAGGTCATGAAGACATCATATGCATCTCAGAATCAGAAGAAAACTTCTTGAAGTGGCAGAGCTTTGCAGAGGGGTCATGCGGCGCAATCACTGTCAATCACTCAAGTATAGTTGGAATGAAAATGAGTCACATCAATGCAACCCTCAAGCGCATACAGCCGATGACTTCACGCCCTTCAAAACTCCTGCCAGTCTATCGAAAGGGAGAGTGCAACCTTGACACTcgtgaggaagagaggatgtaTTCCCTTGAAATCTTGAGTGTTAACCATTGTGATGAAACCAGCCTTGACTTTGTTGAGGACCAGAAAGAAGCCATTGAAATGCAGTTTTATCATGGAGGAAAAGTTAATTGGTTGAACTTCTGGTTAGCTGACAAGAAGTTTGTCGGGGATATCATCCAAAGGGATGCTTACCATGATATTTCAAGTCTGATCCAAGACAACCTCAAAACAAATGTTGAGCAACTACCAATCTGTTGCCTGAATATAAACCATCATCCAGGAAGTGGTGGTAGTACAGTGGCAAGGCAAGTTCTTTGGAACAACCGAAAAAGCCTACGATGTGCTGTTGTCAAGCCATCATACTCTGCCTCTTTAGTGGCAGAGCATGCCTTCCAGATTCGAGAATATGAAGAGAAAGACATGCAAAATTGTCTCCCAGTTCTCTTACTGTTGGAAGACTGTGACAGAGAGTATGTGGATGATTTGAAGAATGAATTGGAGGCAGCATTCAATACCAAAAAGATCAGACGTGGAACATTGTGCTTCATTTTGCTTACCTGCAGACGATCCCATAACCCAGAAAAAATGTGTAAGGAATCACCATTGGAGAATGTTGCTGTGACTCACAAACTCTCAGATGAAGAAAAGAGACTTTTTGCAACCAAACGTAACATACTTGAGCAAAGCTATCAGCCTGAGTTCATCTTGACTTTTGTATTAATGACGGAGGAATTCAATCACCAGAAAATAGTTGAGTACGTACAACAATTTGTGACACATTTGCTCCAAGGGATTGACCATGACTCAGTGGTGACAAGGCTTATTCGCTATGTTGCACTGCTGAACACCTATGTGCAAAACTCTTTCATCTCTCAGTCCCACTGTGAGGCCTTACTAGCTATACCAATTCACCTTGATAGATTTCGGCAGCATGCCTTTGAGCGATCCCTAAGTGAGCAAGCAAAATTGGTCTTCATACATCTAAGGGATGATAGGACACACATACAATCAGTCAGAATAATCCATCCCTTGGTTGCAAAGGAAATACTACACCAGCTCTTAGGTGAGCAACCTCAAAGTGAGCTGGCACTGAATCTCCTGCAGGAGGATGGGCTTTTTGAGCACAGGTTTGGCAAAGATGACTACATCAAATTTTTGCGAGCCCTATTCATGAGACGAAGCAGAGTAAGCAAAGGTGATGAGTCTGACAGTTTCTTCTCCCCACTCATTGAACATGTACAGGAAAATGAAAGTCCTGAGAAAGCAATTCTGCTTCTTAAAGAGGCATACATACGATTCAACAAAGATGCTTTCTTTGCTCAGCAACTTGCCCGTCTCAGCTATGTCCATGACCTATTTGAAGATGCAAGACAATGGGCAGAAATCGCTGCATCCAAGATGCCGAACAATTCCGATATTTTAGACACCAGAGGCCAGGTGTACAGGAGGTGGTTTGCTGCCAAATCTAAAGCACTTGACAAAGTTAAGAAAACACCAGAAAATACTGTAGATGCCATTGAGACAGCATTGAAGGCACTAGAATGTTTTCAGCTTTGTGAAAAGGCAGCTATTGCAGATGCCGAAACGATGAACAACTCTGGATTTTTTGCTGTAGTAGAAGTGGGATGTAGTTTGCTAAAGCTTATTTTCTCACTTCCAATCTTCTCCTGTAAGTCATCTGGCTAtaccacatgcatacagtacctgGTGACTGACTTTATCCCTGAACCCGTTAAGAAACCTTGGGAGAATATTCACAGCAAATTGAAAAGCCTGCAGACCTTAATGAGGGATGCCCTGGAGTGGATATCTGATGACTTGAGTTACTTTCAGACTGATGTAAGCACAGATGAAGAAGGGACTTCAGAaagctatgagatgaaaataaGCCACCCTAAGACTTGGTTGGTGACCAAATCCAATGTGTATGGAAAGTACTTCAGTGATGCCTCTGCTGAAACCCTTAAGAAGCAGTCTCAGTCGAACCCAGACAGCCTGACTCCTTTCATGAAACGGATGCTGATTTATCGTCTCGGTGGGGGCAACATAATAACAATCTTCTCACTTCTCAGTGACCACAAAGACAAAGATTCAGTCAAAATACTTGAGGACATAATCTCATTGTACCCCAGAAATCCACAGAAAGCAAGGCTCGATCAGATGGATCTTTCGAACTACATAGCCACCCACATTGCTCTTAGCTGCCTCTCACCCCAGTCTTCCATGCTATCCAGTCTGACGGATCTTCGGAGATTGACCCAGCAGCTTCCCAGTGAAAAACGGGACTGCTTGTCATGTGCCCTTTACCTCCTCACATTGCTCTTCTGGCCAGAAGATCATGACACGGAGGAAACAAAGAACACTAAATATGAAATTGTTCTTGCTGCAGTAGAATTCCTCAAACGCAGTTACTGGAAGAAAATGAAAGATGTTccacagagaaggaggaggatattCACCCACTTTTTCCTTGGGAATGGAAACGGCTTTGAGAAGTTTGTGCACAAAACCAAAGTGGAGAAAATCACAAAACTCCTGAGTGTCTCTGAGAAGAAACTGAAGTGGTTTCGTGGCGAGGTGTGGAAAATGCCAGAAATCGCAAAGCTGTTCAAACGTGTAAGTGGCTGGACAGAGGATGGGACAGTGTATATTGAAGGCCCCCGCCAGAAGTTCATTGTGCACGCTCTGAACACAGGCTCAGTGCCTTATGGGAATGAAAATGTCACCTTCTACTTGGGCTTCACCTTCAGAGGGCCAGTGGCCTACAACATTACAGCAAAGTCGTAG